Proteins from one Bos taurus isolate L1 Dominette 01449 registration number 42190680 breed Hereford chromosome 7, ARS-UCD2.0, whole genome shotgun sequence genomic window:
- the OR7A77 gene encoding olfactory receptor 7A17 yields the protein MEPGNNTHFSEFFLLGFSKDPKLQPLIYGLFLSMYLIAVFGNLLIILVTISDSHLHTPMYFFLSNLSFVDICFTSTTIPKILQNIENQSKVITYEGCLVQVYFYIFFAGLDDFLLTVMAYDRFVAICHPLHYTVIMNPRLCGLLVLVSWMMSAMYSLLQTLMALQLTFCTEVEIPHFFCELNQMVQLACSDTFLNDMVMYLASVLLAGGPFAGILYSYSKIVSSIRRISSTQGKFKAFSTCASHLSVVLLFYCTSLGVYLSSAATHSSDSSATASVMYTVVTPMLNPFIYSLRNKDIKRALKRVYGIVAIKRPIVLGQMKCP from the coding sequence ATGGAACCAGGTAACAATACacacttttctgaattttttctccTGGGATTCTCAAAAGATCCAAAATTGCAGCCCCTCATCTATGGGCTTTTCCTCTCCATGTACCTGATTGCTGTGTTTGGaaacctgctcatcatcctggTCACCATCTCTGACTCCCACcttcacacccccatgtacttcttcctctccaacttgtcctttgtagacatctgcttcacctccaccaccatcccaaagATACTGCAGAACATCGAGAACCAGAGCAAAGTTATAACCTATGAAGGCTGCCTCGTCCAGGTGTATTTTTACATATTCTTTGCAGGATTAGATGACTTCCTCCTGACAGTGATGGCCTATGATCGCTTTGTGGCCATATGCCACCCCCTGCACTACACAGTCATCATGAACCCACGGCTCTGTGGACTGCTGGTATTGGTGTCCTGGATGATGAGTGCTATGTATTCCTTGTTACAAACTTTAATGGCCTTGCAGCTGACCTTCTGTACAGAGGTGGAAATTCCCCACTTTTTTTGTGAACTCAATCAGATGGTCCAACTTGCCTGTTCTGATACCTTTCTTAATGACATGGTGATGTATTTGGCATCAGTGCTACTAGCTGGTGGGCCATTTGCTGGTATCCTTTACTCTTACTCTAAGATAGTCTCTTCCATACGAAGAATCTCATCAACTCAGGGAAAGTTTAAAGCATTTTCCACTTGTGCATCTCATCTCTCAGTtgtcttattattttattgtacGAGCCTAGGAGTGTACCTTAGCTCTGCTGCTACACACAGCTCAGACTCAAGTGCAACGGCCTCggtgatgtacactgtggtcacacccatgctgaacccATTCATCTACAGTCTGAGGAACAAAGACATAAAGAGGGCTCTGAAGAGAGTCTATGGAATAGTAGCTATAAAAAGGCCAATTGTCTTGGGGCAGATGAAGTGCCCTTGA